A genomic stretch from Limnobacter thiooxidans includes:
- a CDS encoding ArsR/SmtB family transcription factor: protein MKENDIVKALAALAQSSRLRLFRALVVAGPAGLTPGQLGEQLDIPAATLSFHLKELNNAGLIHPIREGRNLIYSAQFEHMNGVISYLTENCCEGRGCAPGNQPATTETHHE, encoded by the coding sequence ATGAAAGAAAACGACATTGTCAAAGCTTTGGCAGCACTTGCCCAGTCCTCCCGTCTGCGGCTGTTTCGCGCCCTCGTGGTGGCAGGCCCAGCCGGGCTGACTCCAGGTCAACTGGGTGAACAACTGGACATTCCCGCGGCCACGCTGTCTTTTCATTTGAAAGAATTGAACAACGCCGGGTTGATTCACCCCATTCGGGAGGGTCGAAACCTCATCTACAGCGCGCAGTTTGAACACATGAACGGCGTCATCTCCTACCTCACAGAGAACTGTTGTGAAGGCCGCGGATGCGCACCTGGCAATCAACCCGCAACCACAGAGACTCACCATGAGTGA
- a CDS encoding arsenate reductase ArsC, with translation MSDKTFNVLFICTGNSARSILAEAILNQLGKGQFKAYSAGSFPAGRVNPYTFELLARWEIDTTGLRSKSWDEFAQPNAPQMDFVFTVCDQAAGEVCPVWPGQPILAHWGAPDPAKAEGTHEHILQEFRNVGLLLRKRIELMLALPIAKLEKLAIQHEVEQIGKVSS, from the coding sequence ATGAGTGACAAAACATTCAACGTGCTTTTCATCTGCACCGGCAATTCCGCTCGTTCCATTCTGGCCGAAGCCATTCTCAACCAACTGGGCAAAGGCCAGTTCAAGGCTTACTCGGCGGGCAGCTTCCCCGCCGGCCGTGTGAATCCTTACACGTTTGAATTACTTGCACGCTGGGAAATCGACACCACCGGCCTGCGCAGCAAAAGCTGGGATGAGTTCGCCCAACCCAACGCCCCACAAATGGATTTCGTGTTCACTGTGTGCGATCAAGCCGCCGGTGAAGTGTGTCCGGTGTGGCCAGGCCAACCCATTTTGGCGCACTGGGGTGCACCCGACCCCGCCAAGGCCGAGGGTACACACGAACACATCTTGCAGGAATTCCGCAATGTCGGGCTTCTGCTGCGCAAACGCATCGAACTGATGTTGGCACTACCCATTGCCAAACTTGAAAAACTCGCCATTCAACATGAAGTCGAACAAATAGGAAAGGTATCTTCATGA
- a CDS encoding arsenate reductase ArsC, which produces MSTNVLILCTHNSARSVLSEGMLNHLAQQYGKDIKAFSAGSAPSGRVNPYALQALASVGIDTSAYLSKSWDVFTEPGAPKIDIVITVCDSAAAEQCPYWPGSPVKTHWGYPDPSSEIEENKPRAFELTRQAIAYKMMQLIQLPLGTMSTAELNTALAAIARS; this is translated from the coding sequence ATGAGCACCAATGTACTCATTCTTTGCACTCACAACTCCGCGCGCAGCGTGCTCTCCGAGGGCATGCTGAACCACCTGGCCCAACAATACGGAAAAGACATCAAGGCTTTCAGTGCAGGCAGCGCGCCCAGTGGCCGCGTTAATCCCTATGCCTTGCAAGCATTGGCCAGTGTTGGCATTGACACCAGCGCCTATCTCAGCAAAAGCTGGGACGTGTTCACCGAGCCCGGCGCACCAAAAATCGATATCGTCATTACCGTGTGCGACAGCGCCGCTGCAGAACAGTGCCCCTATTGGCCCGGCAGCCCGGTCAAAACACACTGGGGCTATCCAGACCCATCCAGTGAAATTGAAGAAAACAAGCCCCGTGCATTCGAGCTGACCCGCCAAGCCATTGCCTACAAAATGATGCAGCTCATCCAGCTGCCCTTGGGCACCATGAGCACCGCCGAACTGAATACAGCATTGGCTGCCATCGCACGGAGTTAA
- a CDS encoding MIP/aquaporin family protein translates to MHSLPQRLGAEFLGTLLLLAIVIGSGVMAENLSEGNNGVALIANTLATVFGLYILIEVFGPISGAHFNPVVTLTMVLLKRQAGKELIPYTLVQLAGAFFGAILVHQMFDMELLQFSEKARTGWGIWTGEIVATAGLLLVILIAKQERVSGMVACYIGAAYWFTSSTSFANPAAAFGRQFSNSFAGIAPADVPAYVVFEVIGGLLAIVLYKLFSSNKPVTTSPAPNPAA, encoded by the coding sequence ATGCATTCACTTCCACAAAGACTCGGTGCTGAATTTCTCGGCACCCTGCTGCTTCTGGCCATTGTGATTGGTTCTGGTGTCATGGCTGAAAACCTATCGGAAGGCAACAATGGTGTGGCGCTGATTGCCAACACACTGGCCACGGTGTTTGGCCTGTACATCCTGATTGAAGTGTTTGGCCCAATCAGCGGTGCCCATTTCAACCCAGTGGTCACGCTGACCATGGTGCTGCTGAAGCGCCAAGCTGGAAAAGAACTCATCCCCTACACCCTGGTTCAATTGGCTGGCGCCTTCTTCGGCGCGATTCTGGTTCACCAAATGTTCGACATGGAATTGCTGCAGTTTTCAGAAAAAGCGCGAACTGGCTGGGGAATCTGGACGGGTGAAATCGTTGCCACCGCCGGTTTGTTGCTGGTCATATTGATAGCGAAACAGGAACGGGTTTCAGGCATGGTGGCCTGTTACATTGGCGCAGCCTACTGGTTCACATCATCCACATCATTCGCAAACCCGGCGGCTGCATTCGGGCGGCAGTTTTCCAACAGTTTTGCCGGCATTGCACCGGCCGATGTACCCGCCTATGTGGTGTTTGAAGTCATCGGTGGTTTGCTGGCCATCGTCCTCTACAAACTCTTCAGCAGCAACAAGCCCGTTACAACTTCCCCGGCACCCAACCCGGCGGCTTGA
- a CDS encoding sterol desaturase family protein: MGLSLPDYEQLTLLMYVVAIPYFFGAMALEGWAMRKKPAGYYAGYSLNDSLCSISMGALKLVTMGLSVLWAYPIMLWLFEFRVVSWDISTWWFVPLLLVADDFCYYWYHRVAHRCALFWAEHSNHHTSERYNLSTALRQSVLGPFYAFIFWLPLPLLGMDPLVLTFAHTVNLLYQYWIHTETFEVRGWFEKVFNCPQHHRLHHAKNEVYHDCNYGGILIVWDRWFGTYREFVPGVKPVYGTLTPVLTTNPLKQAVAGWEHLIEKMKAAPGFKNRVLCLIKPPGWVPGKL, translated from the coding sequence ATGGGTTTGTCACTGCCTGATTACGAACAACTCACCCTGCTGATGTATGTGGTGGCGATTCCGTACTTTTTTGGCGCGATGGCCCTTGAAGGTTGGGCGATGCGCAAGAAGCCAGCCGGATATTACGCCGGCTATTCCCTGAACGACTCCTTGTGTTCGATTTCGATGGGGGCTTTAAAATTGGTCACCATGGGCCTCAGCGTGCTGTGGGCTTACCCCATCATGCTGTGGCTGTTCGAGTTTCGGGTGGTGAGTTGGGACATTTCAACCTGGTGGTTTGTACCATTGCTGCTGGTGGCAGATGACTTTTGCTACTACTGGTATCACCGGGTGGCACACAGGTGTGCATTGTTTTGGGCGGAACATTCCAACCACCATACCAGTGAGCGCTACAACCTGAGTACGGCCTTGCGTCAATCTGTATTGGGTCCTTTTTACGCTTTCATTTTCTGGTTGCCCCTGCCACTGTTGGGCATGGACCCGCTGGTGCTGACCTTCGCCCACACGGTGAACCTGCTTTACCAGTACTGGATACACACCGAAACTTTCGAAGTGCGTGGTTGGTTCGAAAAAGTGTTCAACTGCCCCCAGCATCACCGCTTGCACCACGCCAAAAACGAGGTGTACCACGACTGCAATTACGGCGGAATATTGATAGTTTGGGACCGCTGGTTCGGCACTTATCGGGAATTTGTTCCGGGTGTCAAACCTGTGTATGGCACGTTGACGCCCGTGTTGACCACCAACCCGCTGAAGCAGGCGGTCGCTGGCTGGGAGCATTTGATTGAAAAAATGAAGGCAGCACCCGGTTTCAAAAACCGGGTGCTGTGCCTGATCAAGCCGCCGGGTTGGGTGCCGGGGAAGTTGTAA
- the pstS gene encoding phosphate ABC transporter substrate-binding protein PstS, producing the protein MFNIKTIATAISAGALALSMTSVNAAEITGAGASFPAPVYSKWADAYNKETGNKVNYQSIGSGGGIKQITAKTVDFGASDAPLKPEDLKEKGLMQFPTVIGGVVPVVNLQGVAPGQMKLSGEVLANIYLNKITKWNDKAIADLNPGVKLPDTDISVIRRADGSGTTFIFTNYLSKVSADWKSTVGEGTAVKWPVGLGGKGNEGVSAFVQRLPGSIGYVEYAYAKQNKLTHTQLNNKDGNFVQPDDDSFKAAAAGADWSNSFYEILTLQPGKTAWPITGATFILMHTQQADAAKASEVLKFFTWAYAKGDKLSSDLDYVPLPDATVKLIENAWKTIKTADGKAIAVK; encoded by the coding sequence ATGTTCAACATTAAAACAATCGCCACAGCGATTTCTGCAGGTGCCCTGGCCCTGAGCATGACTTCCGTGAACGCCGCTGAAATTACCGGTGCTGGCGCTTCTTTCCCTGCCCCTGTTTATTCCAAGTGGGCCGATGCCTACAACAAGGAAACAGGCAACAAAGTGAACTACCAGTCCATCGGTTCCGGTGGTGGTATCAAGCAAATCACGGCCAAGACCGTGGATTTTGGTGCATCTGACGCGCCTTTGAAGCCTGAAGACCTGAAAGAAAAAGGTTTGATGCAGTTCCCAACCGTGATTGGTGGCGTTGTGCCCGTGGTGAACCTGCAAGGTGTGGCCCCCGGCCAGATGAAGCTGAGCGGCGAAGTGTTGGCCAACATTTACCTGAACAAGATCACCAAGTGGAACGACAAGGCGATTGCAGACCTGAACCCAGGCGTCAAGCTGCCAGACACTGACATCAGCGTGATTCGTCGTGCAGATGGTTCCGGTACAACCTTCATTTTCACCAACTACCTGAGCAAAGTCAGCGCTGACTGGAAGAGCACAGTGGGTGAAGGCACGGCAGTGAAGTGGCCAGTAGGCTTGGGTGGCAAGGGCAACGAAGGTGTTTCAGCCTTCGTGCAGCGTCTGCCAGGTTCAATCGGCTACGTGGAATATGCTTACGCCAAGCAGAACAAGCTGACCCACACGCAACTGAACAACAAGGACGGCAATTTCGTTCAGCCTGATGACGACTCGTTCAAAGCTGCCGCTGCTGGTGCTGACTGGTCCAACAGCTTCTATGAAATCCTGACACTGCAGCCTGGTAAAACAGCTTGGCCCATCACTGGTGCCACTTTCATCCTGATGCACACCCAGCAGGCTGATGCAGCCAAGGCTTCTGAAGTGTTGAAGTTTTTCACCTGGGCTTATGCCAAGGGCGACAAGCTGTCCTCTGACCTGGATTATGTTCCATTGCCAGATGCAACAGTCAAGTTGATTGAAAACGCTTGGAAGACCATCAAGACTGCTGATGGTAAGGCCATCGCAGTGAAGTAA
- the pstB gene encoding phosphate ABC transporter ATP-binding protein PstB: MPNTAVVEKTKLEVKDLNFYYGDFHALKSVNLTIPEKKVTAFIGPSGCGKSTLLRTFNKMYALYPEQRAEGQILMDGEDLITSKKDIALIRSKIGMVFQKPTPFPMSIYENIAFGVRLFEKLSKGEMEERVEWALTKAALWKEVKDKLHQSGNGLSGGQQQRLCIARGIAIKPEILLLDEPCSALDPISTASIEELITELKEDYTVVIVTHNMQQAARVSDYTAYMYLGELIEFGVTDQIFLKPKKQETENYITGRFG, translated from the coding sequence ATGCCCAATACCGCTGTTGTTGAAAAAACGAAATTGGAAGTCAAGGATCTAAACTTCTATTACGGTGATTTTCATGCGCTGAAGTCGGTCAACCTGACCATTCCTGAAAAGAAAGTGACCGCCTTCATTGGTCCATCTGGCTGTGGTAAGTCCACCCTGCTGCGTACCTTCAACAAGATGTACGCCCTGTATCCCGAACAACGGGCGGAAGGCCAGATCTTGATGGATGGGGAAGACTTGATCACCAGCAAGAAAGACATTGCATTGATTCGCTCGAAAATTGGCATGGTGTTCCAGAAGCCCACGCCCTTTCCAATGTCCATCTATGAAAACATCGCATTTGGTGTGCGACTGTTTGAAAAGCTGTCCAAGGGCGAAATGGAAGAGCGCGTGGAGTGGGCACTGACCAAGGCTGCGCTGTGGAAAGAGGTGAAAGACAAGTTGCATCAAAGCGGCAACGGTTTGTCGGGTGGTCAGCAGCAGCGTTTGTGCATTGCACGCGGTATTGCGATCAAGCCTGAAATTTTGCTGCTGGATGAACCCTGTTCTGCGCTCGACCCGATTTCAACGGCCAGTATTGAAGAGTTGATTACCGAGCTGAAAGAAGACTACACCGTGGTGATCGTGACCCACAACATGCAGCAGGCTGCCCGTGTTTCGGACTATACCGCGTACATGTACTTGGGTGAGTTGATCGAATTCGGCGTGACTGACCAGATTTTCCTGAAGCCCAAGAAGCAGGAAACAGAAAACTACATCACGGGTCGATTTGGCTGA
- the pstA gene encoding phosphate ABC transporter permease PstA, giving the protein MVTTVATDERMRIKMQAKRKFVNSIALTLSLAAMAFGLFWLIWILYTTVTLGINGLSWQLFTEMTPPPGVEGGGLANAITGTLLMVGFATLFGTPLGILAGVHLAESRKDNKLASSVRFINDILLSAPSIVIGLFVYAVMVRIMGHFSAWAGVVALALIQIPIVIRTTENMLRLVPDALREAAFALGTPKWKMVMSITVKASYAGILTGILLSVARIAGETAPLLFTALSNQFWNTDMMKPMANLPVMIFNFALSPFKEWQELAWAGVFLITAGVLVLNIIARSLLKNSK; this is encoded by the coding sequence ATGGTGACCACTGTGGCCACGGATGAGCGGATGCGCATCAAAATGCAAGCCAAGCGCAAGTTCGTCAATTCGATCGCGCTGACGCTGTCATTGGCGGCCATGGCGTTTGGCCTGTTCTGGTTAATCTGGATTCTTTACACTACGGTGACTTTGGGCATCAATGGCCTGTCGTGGCAGTTGTTCACTGAAATGACACCTCCGCCGGGTGTGGAAGGCGGTGGCCTGGCCAACGCCATCACGGGTACTTTGCTGATGGTGGGTTTTGCCACGCTGTTTGGTACACCACTGGGTATTCTGGCGGGTGTGCATCTGGCGGAGTCAAGAAAGGACAACAAGCTGGCCAGTTCGGTGCGTTTCATCAACGACATTTTGCTGTCTGCACCATCGATTGTGATCGGCTTGTTCGTGTATGCGGTCATGGTTCGCATCATGGGACACTTTTCGGCTTGGGCGGGTGTAGTGGCTTTGGCCCTGATCCAGATTCCAATCGTGATCCGCACCACCGAGAATATGTTGCGCCTGGTACCAGACGCCTTGCGTGAGGCTGCATTTGCCTTGGGCACGCCCAAGTGGAAGATGGTGATGTCCATTACTGTGAAGGCCAGCTATGCAGGTATCCTGACCGGAATTTTGTTGTCAGTTGCCCGAATTGCCGGTGAAACAGCGCCCTTGTTGTTTACAGCACTGTCGAACCAGTTCTGGAATACAGACATGATGAAGCCGATGGCCAACCTGCCGGTGATGATTTTCAACTTTGCGCTCAGCCCGTTCAAAGAGTGGCAGGAACTGGCATGGGCCGGCGTATTCCTGATTACGGCTGGCGTGCTGGTGTTGAACATCATTGCCCGATCATTGCTGAAGAATTCAAAATAA
- the pstC gene encoding phosphate ABC transporter permease PstC, protein MSNNSTIKVPTKRGDAIFGLLTSGASVFTLLLLGGIIASLIVASWPTITAFGFDFLFTANWDPPIDEYGALVPIYGTLVTSFIALIIAVPVSFGIALFLTELAPPWLRRPLGTAIELLAAVPSIVYGMWGLLVFAPIFAKYIQGPLGATLGKVPVIGALFSGPPIGIGLLCAGVVLAIMIIPYIAAVMRDVFEVTPVMLKEAGYGMGCTTWEVIWKIVLPHTKVGVIGGVMLGLGRALGETMAVTFVIGNTNYLNDISLFSPGNSITSALANEFAEADAGLHTSALMELGLILFVITFFVLVASKLLLAKLSSNGR, encoded by the coding sequence ATGTCCAATAACTCGACGATCAAGGTCCCGACCAAACGGGGCGACGCCATTTTTGGCCTGTTAACCAGCGGCGCATCGGTGTTCACCCTGCTGCTGCTGGGTGGAATCATTGCCTCCCTGATTGTGGCTTCCTGGCCCACCATCACTGCGTTTGGTTTTGATTTCCTGTTCACTGCCAACTGGGATCCCCCCATTGATGAATATGGCGCCTTGGTGCCGATTTACGGCACCCTGGTAACCTCGTTCATCGCCTTGATTATTGCCGTTCCCGTCAGCTTTGGCATCGCGTTGTTTCTGACTGAATTGGCACCGCCCTGGTTGCGTCGCCCATTAGGCACCGCGATTGAACTGTTGGCTGCTGTGCCATCGATTGTTTACGGCATGTGGGGCTTGCTGGTGTTTGCGCCGATTTTTGCCAAGTACATTCAAGGGCCCTTGGGCGCGACATTGGGTAAAGTACCTGTGATTGGCGCCTTGTTTTCTGGCCCGCCCATTGGCATCGGTTTGTTGTGCGCCGGCGTGGTACTGGCCATCATGATCATTCCTTACATCGCCGCAGTGATGCGTGACGTGTTTGAAGTGACCCCGGTGATGTTGAAAGAAGCTGGCTACGGCATGGGCTGTACCACCTGGGAGGTGATCTGGAAAATTGTGTTGCCCCACACCAAAGTGGGCGTCATTGGTGGCGTGATGCTGGGTCTGGGTCGAGCGCTGGGTGAAACCATGGCGGTGACCTTCGTGATTGGTAATACAAACTACCTGAACGACATTTCTTTGTTTTCACCAGGTAACAGCATTACTTCAGCGTTGGCGAATGAGTTTGCCGAAGCAGATGCCGGCTTGCACACCTCGGCGCTGATGGAACTGGGTCTGATCCTGTTTGTAATCACATTCTTTGTGTTGGTGGCATCAAAACTGTTGTTGGCCAAACTGTCGAGCAACGGGAGATAA
- a CDS encoding peptidase U32 family protein has product MSLLPHELELLAPARDVEIGRQAILHGADAVYLGGPTFGARANAANSVADIAKLVQFAHRYHARIFTTINTILHDAELEEARKLVWQLYDAGVDALIIQDMGLLEMDLPPIQLHASTQCDIRTVEKAKFLADSGFSQLVLARELTVKEIAAVHAAVGDSATIEYFIHGALCVAFSGQCYISHAETGRSANRGDCSQACRLPYTLTDQSGAVVAFDKHLLSMKDNNQSGNLEHLIDAGVRSFKIEGRYKDMAYVKNITSHYRILLDEIMEQRGEFTRASSGQTRHYFRPDPDRNFHRGATDYFASGRKIDIGAFDSPKFIGQPVGHVVAVNDKSIDIQTSDELNNGDGLNFMRKREVVGLHVNRAEKLHSKGEGQAVYRVFPKDPIASYGGLKAGLPMHRNRDHAWDMALAKDSAERRIGLWLTLTEWMEGDLLKGLQLSLTDEDGVAALSQVEMPLELAKQADTAVDSIKTHMAKLGGTDFSALGLNVHLSQPWFVPASVLNGMRREAIEALNVARVNAWQRPPRKEPVQPYVDYPEKSLSFLANVYNDKAREFYRKHGVEMIAAAYEAHEEAGEVPVMITKHCLRFSFNLCPKQAKGVAGVQGQVKAEPMVLVNGDQKYTLKFDCKPCEMHIMGKMRKDIFNSPPPSVVPITFMKRKPL; this is encoded by the coding sequence ATGAGTTTGTTGCCACACGAGTTGGAATTGCTTGCCCCTGCACGCGACGTAGAGATTGGTCGCCAGGCGATTTTGCACGGTGCAGACGCGGTTTACCTGGGTGGGCCCACCTTTGGCGCACGCGCCAACGCGGCCAATTCTGTGGCGGATATCGCGAAGCTGGTTCAGTTTGCCCACCGCTATCACGCCCGCATTTTCACGACCATCAACACGATTTTGCACGACGCCGAGCTGGAAGAAGCGCGCAAACTGGTTTGGCAGTTGTACGACGCCGGCGTGGATGCCCTGATCATTCAGGACATGGGCTTGCTGGAAATGGACTTGCCGCCCATCCAGCTGCATGCCAGCACCCAGTGCGACATTCGCACTGTGGAAAAAGCGAAATTCCTGGCGGACAGCGGTTTTTCACAGCTGGTGCTGGCCCGTGAACTGACGGTGAAAGAAATTGCGGCCGTGCATGCGGCGGTAGGCGATTCAGCCACCATTGAATACTTTATACATGGAGCCTTGTGCGTGGCCTTTTCGGGCCAGTGTTACATCAGCCATGCTGAAACAGGCCGAAGTGCCAACCGCGGCGATTGTTCACAGGCTTGCCGCCTGCCTTATACCCTGACCGACCAAAGCGGTGCTGTGGTGGCTTTTGACAAGCATTTGTTGTCGATGAAAGACAACAACCAGAGCGGCAACCTGGAGCACCTGATTGATGCGGGGGTACGTTCCTTCAAGATTGAAGGGCGCTACAAGGACATGGCCTATGTGAAGAACATCACGTCCCACTACCGCATTTTGCTGGACGAAATCATGGAGCAGCGTGGCGAGTTTACCCGCGCATCCAGTGGGCAAACCCGGCATTATTTCCGCCCTGACCCTGATCGGAATTTTCACCGGGGTGCCACCGATTACTTTGCCAGTGGACGAAAAATCGACATTGGTGCCTTCGATTCGCCCAAATTCATCGGGCAGCCTGTGGGCCACGTGGTCGCCGTGAATGACAAGAGCATCGACATCCAAACCAGTGATGAGTTGAACAATGGCGATGGCCTCAACTTCATGCGCAAGCGCGAAGTGGTGGGTTTGCATGTGAACCGTGCTGAAAAGTTGCACAGCAAGGGAGAAGGCCAGGCCGTGTACCGCGTATTCCCCAAAGACCCGATTGCCAGCTACGGGGGTCTGAAAGCCGGGTTGCCGATGCACCGCAACCGTGATCATGCCTGGGACATGGCCTTGGCCAAAGACAGTGCCGAGCGACGAATCGGTTTGTGGCTGACCCTGACCGAGTGGATGGAAGGCGACCTGTTGAAAGGCCTGCAGTTGAGCCTGACCGATGAAGATGGCGTTGCCGCTTTGTCTCAGGTAGAAATGCCCTTGGAGCTGGCCAAGCAGGCAGACACCGCAGTGGACAGCATAAAAACCCACATGGCCAAGCTGGGCGGAACTGATTTCTCGGCTTTGGGCCTGAATGTTCATTTAAGCCAGCCCTGGTTTGTACCCGCCAGTGTTCTCAATGGCATGCGCCGCGAGGCCATTGAAGCCTTGAACGTGGCCCGTGTGAACGCCTGGCAACGCCCACCACGCAAGGAGCCTGTGCAGCCCTATGTGGACTACCCAGAAAAGTCATTGAGCTTTTTGGCCAACGTCTACAACGACAAGGCGCGCGAGTTTTATCGCAAGCATGGCGTGGAAATGATTGCTGCTGCGTATGAGGCACATGAAGAGGCGGGCGAAGTGCCTGTCATGATCACCAAGCATTGTCTGCGATTTTCGTTTAATTTGTGCCCAAAGCAAGCCAAAGGGGTGGCAGGGGTTCAGGGGCAGGTGAAGGCCGAACCGATGGTGCTGGTCAATGGGGATCAAAAGTACACCCTGAAGTTCGATTGCAAACCCTGCGAAATGCACATCATGGGTAAAATGCGCAAAGACATATTCAACAGCCCGCCCCCGTCGGTGGTACCCATCACGTTCATGAAGCGCAAACCGCTTTGA
- a CDS encoding AEC family transporter, producing MFLRIVAVIFPVFAVVALGYWYGRVKKPDMRFANQLNMEIFVPALVFSALASKSFDLEAYWLLAVGGAVVVLGSGLLAWPIGRLLGIDAKIFVPPMMFNNCGNMGLPLAILAFGEQALPAAVMLFLVGNTLHYSLGTWMMSPNARILMLWKEPVIAASIAGLLVSVLNIQVWEPLYFAIDMIGDVSIPLLLFSLGVRLTQADFSDVKLGVIGGVLCPLTGLIFAALCVWLLPLSTEHAAMLIVFGALPPAVLSFVFAEKYGLEPQRVASLVMMGNLMSLLFVPMALFWVL from the coding sequence ATGTTTTTGCGCATTGTTGCAGTGATTTTTCCGGTGTTTGCGGTGGTGGCTTTGGGCTATTGGTATGGCCGGGTCAAAAAGCCGGACATGCGGTTTGCCAACCAGCTGAACATGGAAATTTTTGTCCCGGCGCTGGTGTTTTCTGCGCTGGCGAGCAAGTCATTTGACTTAGAAGCCTACTGGTTGTTGGCGGTGGGTGGTGCCGTCGTGGTGCTGGGTTCCGGGTTGCTGGCCTGGCCCATCGGCCGACTTTTGGGCATTGATGCCAAGATCTTCGTGCCCCCCATGATGTTCAACAACTGCGGCAACATGGGCTTGCCGCTGGCCATTCTGGCGTTTGGCGAACAGGCCCTACCCGCTGCGGTGATGTTGTTTTTGGTGGGCAACACGCTGCACTACTCGCTGGGTACCTGGATGATGAGCCCCAATGCCCGGATCCTGATGTTGTGGAAAGAACCGGTGATTGCTGCCTCGATTGCGGGTTTGCTGGTCAGTGTGTTGAACATCCAGGTGTGGGAGCCCTTGTATTTCGCCATCGACATGATTGGCGATGTGTCGATTCCTCTCTTGCTGTTTTCTTTGGGTGTGCGCCTGACCCAGGCTGATTTTTCAGATGTGAAACTGGGGGTGATCGGTGGCGTGTTGTGTCCCCTAACCGGTTTGATATTTGCGGCCCTGTGTGTCTGGTTGCTGCCTTTGAGCACGGAACATGCCGCCATGCTGATTGTGTTTGGTGCCTTGCCGCCCGCTGTGCTCAGTTTTGTATTTGCCGAGAAATACGGTTTGGAACCCCAGCGTGTGGCATCGCTGGTGATGATGGGCAATTTGATGAGCCTGTTGTTTGTTCCAATGGCTCTGTTCTGGGTGCTGTAA
- a CDS encoding LysR family transcriptional regulator → MKLNELNYHHLRYFWMVANTGSLTAAAERLGLRAQTLSSQITQLEQTLGRSLFQPVGRGLGLTEAGRIALRYADQIFQLGEQMAESLSDEQLDYTLRLTVGIADALPKTVSFHMIEPILGMQRPVRLVCQEGRFEALCSDLVQHSVDVVLAERPGGQGTAHLQVAKLLTYPVRIFASPVLKAKYQDNFPQSLQHAPFLMPSRNNVLRLKLEHWLESVGVEVTVVGEFDDLALLETFGRAGLGLFAVPALLIEDVVRDNTLVHMGDAQGVVEDFFAFTHPRNLNHPALKLLFGANPNTNPNRPE, encoded by the coding sequence ATGAAGCTTAACGAATTGAATTATCACCACCTGCGCTATTTCTGGATGGTCGCAAATACGGGCAGCCTGACTGCGGCGGCCGAGCGCCTGGGCCTGCGTGCCCAAACCTTGTCCAGTCAAATAACTCAGCTGGAACAGACCTTGGGGCGATCCCTGTTTCAGCCTGTTGGCCGGGGGCTGGGGCTCACCGAGGCTGGGCGGATTGCCTTGCGCTATGCCGACCAGATTTTTCAGCTGGGCGAGCAAATGGCTGAAAGCCTGAGCGATGAGCAGCTGGACTACACCCTGCGCCTGACCGTGGGTATCGCGGATGCATTGCCCAAAACCGTGTCGTTTCACATGATTGAGCCCATCCTGGGCATGCAACGCCCGGTGCGCCTGGTGTGCCAGGAAGGCCGATTCGAGGCGCTGTGTTCCGACCTGGTGCAGCACAGTGTAGACGTGGTGCTGGCAGAACGCCCAGGTGGCCAGGGCACGGCGCACTTGCAGGTTGCCAAGTTACTGACTTACCCAGTTCGTATTTTTGCCAGCCCGGTATTGAAGGCAAAGTATCAAGACAACTTTCCGCAAAGCCTGCAGCATGCACCCTTTCTGATGCCGTCCAGAAACAATGTGTTGCGCCTGAAGCTGGAGCATTGGTTGGAAAGCGTCGGTGTGGAAGTGACTGTGGTGGGCGAGTTTGATGACCTGGCTCTGCTGGAAACCTTTGGTCGTGCAGGTTTGGGTTTGTTCGCTGTGCCTGCCTTGCTGATTGAAGACGTGGTGCGAGACAACACATTGGTGCACATGGGCGATGCACAGGGCGTGGTGGAAGACTTTTTTGCCTTTACCCACCCGCGCAATTTGAATCACCCCGCCTTGAAGCTGCTCTTTGGTGCCAACCCCAATACAAACCCGAATCGTCCTGAATAA